Proteins from a genomic interval of Paenibacillus sp. FSL R5-0623:
- the fliY gene encoding flagellar motor switch phosphatase FliY: MTSKDYLSQEEIDALLRQSESINSSEPAEKTVDDFLTELEQDALGEIGNITFGSAATALSTLLGLKVDITTPKVSIISRTQFEEAFPKPHVAVHVNYVDGFEGINSLVIKKRDAQVIADLMLGGEGNPVDEELNEIHISAVQEAMNQMMGSSATSMSTIFNRFVNISPPGIDILNLESGEGVSNLPADETLIQVSFRLLIGDLIDSNLMQLLPVHFAKSMVDMLIGGAQESTASAPVASTPEPAPVAVPATPPPVAEQPPVQHQQAPQAPQAPQQPAQDYNGYGQAPMGMPQGMPPQQPYGMPPQQPYGAPQHYGGMPNRNVNVQPVQFANLQNGAYGQVDENNLNLLMDIPLKVTVELGRTQKQIKDILELSQGSIVELDKLAGEPVDILVNNKLIAKGEVVVIDENFGVRVIDIVSQWDRIQKLQ, from the coding sequence TTGACGAGTAAGGATTATTTATCCCAAGAAGAAATCGATGCTTTGCTCAGGCAATCGGAATCGATAAACAGCTCGGAACCCGCCGAAAAAACGGTTGATGATTTTTTGACCGAGCTGGAGCAGGATGCCTTGGGGGAGATTGGTAACATTACATTTGGTAGCGCGGCAACAGCCTTATCCACGCTATTAGGCCTCAAAGTAGATATTACAACACCTAAAGTTTCTATCATTAGTCGAACGCAGTTTGAAGAAGCTTTTCCTAAGCCGCATGTTGCCGTTCATGTGAATTACGTGGATGGATTCGAAGGCATTAACTCACTTGTTATCAAGAAGAGAGATGCTCAAGTCATCGCTGATTTGATGCTGGGTGGCGAAGGAAATCCGGTCGATGAAGAACTGAATGAAATCCATATTAGTGCGGTACAGGAAGCGATGAACCAGATGATGGGTTCCTCTGCAACCTCAATGTCCACGATCTTTAATCGTTTTGTGAATATTTCCCCTCCGGGTATCGATATTCTCAATCTGGAGAGTGGAGAGGGTGTAAGTAATCTTCCAGCAGATGAGACGCTCATCCAGGTTTCATTTCGCTTGTTAATCGGGGATCTGATCGATTCCAATCTGATGCAGTTGCTACCAGTGCATTTTGCCAAAAGCATGGTAGATATGCTGATTGGAGGCGCTCAGGAGTCAACTGCCAGCGCACCAGTGGCATCAACACCTGAACCTGCGCCAGTAGCTGTACCAGCAACGCCACCACCGGTTGCGGAGCAGCCGCCCGTTCAGCACCAACAGGCTCCACAGGCTCCACAGGCTCCACAACAGCCTGCTCAGGACTATAACGGATATGGACAGGCCCCGATGGGTATGCCTCAAGGAATGCCGCCACAGCAGCCGTATGGCATGCCACCGCAGCAACCTTATGGTGCACCTCAACATTACGGTGGAATGCCAAATAGGAATGTCAACGTACAACCAGTTCAATTCGCCAATTTGCAAAATGGCGCGTATGGTCAGGTAGACGAAAACAATTTGAATTTATTGATGGACATTCCCCTTAAAGTCACCGTAGAATTAGGAAGGACCCAGAAGCAAATTAAAGATATTTTGGAACTGTCACAGGGTTCGATTGTCGAACTGGATAAGTTAGCCGGGGAACCTGTCGATATTTTGGTGAATAACAAACTGATCGCCAAGGGAGAAGTTGTCGTTATTGATGAAAACTTTGGTGTTCGTGTTATAGATATCGTTAGCCAATGGGACCGAATTCAGAAATTACAATAA
- a CDS encoding response regulator, whose protein sequence is MANRILVVDDAAFMRMMIRDILSKNGYEVVGEAQDGSQAIEKFKELRPDLITMDITMPEMDGIAALKEIKKIDANAKVIMCSAMGQQAMVIDAIQAGAKDFIVKPFQSDRVIEAISKTLGV, encoded by the coding sequence ATGGCAAACCGAATTTTAGTCGTAGACGACGCTGCATTTATGAGAATGATGATCCGGGACATTTTGTCCAAAAATGGATATGAGGTTGTTGGTGAGGCACAGGATGGCTCACAAGCAATTGAGAAATTTAAAGAGCTTCGTCCGGATCTGATCACAATGGATATTACGATGCCTGAGATGGATGGCATTGCAGCTTTGAAAGAAATTAAGAAGATTGATGCTAACGCTAAAGTAATTATGTGCTCCGCGATGGGTCAACAAGCGATGGTAATCGACGCTATTCAAGCAGGTGCCAAAGACTTTATCGTTAAACCGTTCCAATCTGACCGGGTTATCGAAGCGATCAGCAAGACACTGGGCGTTTAA
- a CDS encoding flagellar biosynthetic protein FliO codes for MAQGDIPGGAGVGSNYYLQLVWVIVVLAVILALIVYLIRFLNKRNQQMFRHGTIRTLGGVGLGQNKSLQIMEIGGCVYLLGVGEDIQLIDKVSDLEEAQRIIDSFERDAAAQQGNLSPLIAKLTKRFRKEEPPREMELEDTTSFHEMFESKLRQMPNRKEKMEKLLDKDNTTDRSRDS; via the coding sequence ATGGCTCAGGGTGATATTCCAGGAGGAGCTGGCGTGGGAAGTAATTATTATTTACAGCTTGTATGGGTGATTGTTGTCCTGGCCGTCATCCTGGCCCTTATTGTTTATCTGATCCGTTTCTTAAACAAACGGAATCAGCAAATGTTCCGGCACGGCACAATTCGTACCCTGGGCGGAGTTGGACTGGGGCAAAACAAGTCGTTGCAAATTATGGAAATTGGTGGATGTGTATATCTGCTTGGTGTAGGTGAAGACATCCAGTTGATAGATAAGGTTTCGGATCTGGAAGAGGCCCAAAGAATCATTGATTCCTTCGAACGAGATGCTGCTGCTCAACAAGGAAATCTCTCACCTCTCATTGCCAAGCTCACAAAACGTTTCCGTAAAGAAGAACCGCCGCGGGAAATGGAACTAGAGGACACAACTTCTTTTCACGAAATGTTTGAATCCAAACTTCGGCAGATGCCTAACCGTAAAGAGAAGATGGAAAAGCTCCTGGATAAAGACAATACTACAGATCGGTCGAGGGATTCATGA
- the fliP gene encoding flagellar type III secretion system pore protein FliP (The bacterial flagellar biogenesis protein FliP forms a type III secretion system (T3SS)-type pore required for flagellar assembly.) translates to MKKKIWLACCLLGLISLASVTVAFAEPIPNIDIQIGNGDGGTPSTSSLSIILLITVLSIAPAMLVLMTSFTRIVIVLGFIRTSLGTQQMPPNQVLVGLALFLTLFIMSPTLSSINQVALQPYLQGELTQTEALEKAADPMKKFMFSHTREKDLLLFMKYNQTEQPKTYQDIPITVMVPAYVISELKTAFQMGFMIFIPFLVIDIVVASTLMAMGMMMLPPVMISLPFKILLFVLVDGWYLVVKSLLLSFNT, encoded by the coding sequence ATGAAGAAAAAGATTTGGTTAGCGTGTTGTTTATTAGGACTTATCAGTCTGGCATCTGTAACGGTTGCCTTTGCCGAACCCATTCCGAATATTGATATTCAGATTGGAAACGGTGATGGAGGAACACCAAGCACAAGTTCACTGTCCATCATTCTGTTAATTACGGTGCTTAGTATTGCTCCAGCAATGCTTGTACTGATGACCAGTTTTACTCGGATTGTGATTGTGCTCGGTTTTATACGTACATCTTTGGGTACACAACAAATGCCACCCAATCAGGTGCTGGTCGGTTTGGCGCTATTTCTGACACTTTTCATTATGTCGCCAACGTTGTCTTCCATAAATCAGGTAGCGCTTCAGCCCTATCTCCAGGGAGAGCTTACGCAAACCGAGGCACTTGAAAAAGCAGCGGATCCCATGAAGAAATTTATGTTTAGTCACACCAGAGAAAAAGATCTTCTGCTGTTTATGAAGTACAATCAGACTGAACAACCAAAGACCTATCAGGATATTCCAATTACTGTTATGGTGCCGGCATATGTAATCAGTGAGTTGAAGACAGCATTCCAGATGGGGTTTATGATTTTTATTCCGTTTCTGGTTATAGACATTGTTGTCGCGAGTACACTCATGGCAATGGGGATGATGATGCTTCCGCCGGTCATGATCTCATTACCTTTCAAAATACTGCTCTTTGTCCTTGTGGACGGGTGGTACCTGGTAGTCAAGTCACTGTTACTGAGTTTTAACACTTGA
- the fliQ gene encoding flagellar biosynthesis protein FliQ — MTSEFIIGLAGKAVYTSLLASAPMLILALVVGLAISIFQATTQIQEQTLAFVPKIVAVLLSVLLFGPWILNILVDFTFNILDNLYRYIG; from the coding sequence ATGACTTCGGAATTTATTATCGGTCTGGCCGGGAAAGCGGTATATACGTCATTGCTGGCCAGTGCACCCATGCTTATACTAGCTCTGGTTGTAGGACTTGCAATCAGTATTTTTCAAGCGACAACTCAAATTCAGGAACAAACATTAGCTTTTGTACCCAAGATTGTTGCCGTACTTCTGTCAGTACTTTTGTTTGGACCTTGGATCTTAAATATCTTGGTCGATTTTACGTTTAACATTCTCGATAATCTATACAGATACATAGGGTAG
- the fliR gene encoding flagellar biosynthetic protein FliR — translation METLLQSFPVALLMFCRITSFFVTAPVFSARNVPASVKIGISAFVTLSVYLIYGIDQTVPTDLSYVLLIIREILIGLLLGFVAYLLMTAVQTAGTFIDLQIGFGMANVYDPMTGASAPLTGNLKYAFAMLLFLTMNGHHYLLDAIVYSYRWVPLSNVFFLRLADGSIAEFLIQTLGQSFMLAFQMSAPIVVALFLTDVGLGFLAKTAPQFNVFAVGLPLKLLVGLAILLLLVPSFSFVFSQLFEAIFRSMEKLLGTIGQRPG, via the coding sequence ATGGAGACATTGTTGCAAAGTTTCCCTGTCGCTCTGCTTATGTTTTGTCGAATCACATCATTTTTTGTAACTGCACCAGTTTTTTCGGCTCGAAATGTGCCGGCTTCAGTTAAAATTGGTATCTCTGCATTTGTCACATTATCTGTCTATCTGATCTATGGAATAGACCAGACCGTGCCTACAGACCTGAGCTATGTCTTATTGATCATCAGAGAGATATTAATTGGCCTGCTTTTAGGTTTTGTGGCTTATCTGTTGATGACGGCTGTTCAGACTGCGGGGACCTTTATCGATCTACAGATCGGTTTTGGTATGGCTAATGTATATGATCCAATGACAGGTGCTTCAGCTCCACTTACGGGTAACTTGAAGTATGCATTTGCAATGCTTCTGTTTCTGACGATGAATGGACACCATTATTTGCTGGATGCGATAGTTTACAGTTACCGGTGGGTACCATTATCGAATGTGTTTTTCCTACGGTTGGCAGATGGAAGTATTGCTGAATTTTTGATTCAGACCTTAGGGCAATCATTTATGCTGGCTTTTCAGATGTCGGCTCCAATTGTAGTTGCGTTGTTTTTGACGGATGTTGGATTGGGCTTTTTGGCCAAAACTGCTCCTCAATTTAATGTATTTGCAGTTGGCTTGCCGCTTAAGTTACTCGTTGGTCTTGCTATTTTGCTTTTGCTGGTTCCCAGTTTCTCCTTTGTATTTAGTCAATTGTTCGAAGCGATATTCAGATCGATGGAAAAATTGCTTGGAACCATTGGACAAAGGCCCGGCTGA
- the flhB gene encoding flagellar biosynthesis protein FlhB, with amino-acid sequence MKLQLDLQLFSGEKTEKATPKKRQDTRKKGQVVKSAELSGASILLIAFLIMMVFSNFYKERIVRLFTDIFINRLSMDITGENVMALMMRYGIEVLLLIAPVLLGALLVALIVNYMQVGFLLVGEGLKPKLEKLDPIKGFKNIFSLRSLVEFAKSILKMSIIGYLVYSTIKGYQSDIASLSHFSLDAILHFAASITLSLGIKIAVALMILAIFDYMYQKYDHEKKIRMSKQDIKDEYKKMEGDPLIKGKIRERQRRMAMQRMMQEVPNADVIITNPTHFAVALKYEGSEMEAPQIIAKGQDYVALRIKEIAKENGVITMENKPLARALFQRAEIGDAIPADLFQAVAEVLAYVYKLKGRTK; translated from the coding sequence ATGAAACTTCAACTCGACCTCCAGTTGTTTTCAGGGGAGAAGACGGAGAAAGCTACCCCGAAAAAGAGACAGGATACACGAAAAAAAGGACAGGTTGTAAAAAGTGCTGAACTATCTGGCGCATCCATTCTCCTAATCGCGTTTTTGATCATGATGGTATTCAGCAATTTCTATAAAGAACGTATAGTTCGTCTGTTTACAGATATCTTTATCAATCGATTGAGTATGGATATCACCGGAGAGAATGTGATGGCGCTAATGATGCGCTATGGCATTGAAGTTTTGTTATTGATCGCTCCCGTTTTGCTGGGTGCGTTATTGGTTGCTTTGATCGTTAACTACATGCAAGTTGGTTTTCTTCTTGTAGGGGAAGGTTTGAAGCCAAAACTTGAGAAACTGGACCCGATTAAAGGTTTCAAAAATATATTCTCTCTCCGCTCATTAGTGGAATTTGCTAAATCCATTTTGAAAATGTCGATTATCGGTTATCTCGTTTACAGTACAATTAAGGGCTACCAGTCAGATATTGCTTCACTTTCTCATTTTTCATTGGATGCTATTTTACATTTTGCTGCGTCGATCACTTTAAGTCTTGGTATCAAGATTGCAGTGGCATTAATGATACTTGCGATATTTGATTACATGTATCAGAAGTATGACCATGAGAAGAAGATTCGCATGTCCAAGCAGGACATTAAGGATGAGTACAAGAAAATGGAAGGCGATCCGCTGATCAAAGGTAAAATCCGGGAACGTCAGCGTCGTATGGCAATGCAGCGTATGATGCAGGAAGTGCCGAATGCGGATGTAATCATCACGAACCCGACCCACTTCGCGGTTGCGCTAAAGTATGAAGGTTCCGAGATGGAGGCACCGCAGATTATTGCCAAAGGTCAGGATTATGTCGCCTTGCGTATTAAGGAAATTGCCAAAGAAAACGGTGTTATTACGATGGAAAACAAGCCGTTAGCACGAGCATTGTTCCAGAGAGCCGAGATTGGTGACGCTATACCGGCCGATTTGTTTCAAGCGGTAGCCGAAGTGCTGGCTTATGTATATAAACTAAAGGGCAGAACGAAATAA
- the flhA gene encoding flagellar biosynthesis protein FlhA — protein MKIKDIAVLAGIIGIVLMMILPIPPWLLDLLLVVNISIALMILLVAMNSKEALQFSIFPALLLITTLFRLALNISTTKLILGDGDAGAVVATFGSWIAGGQIAIGFIVFLILVVVQFIVITKGSERVAEVAARFTLDAMPGKQMSIDADLNAGLINEQQARERRSKIEREADFYGAMDGASKFVKGDAIASIIILLINLIGGFIIGMTVHGMAFADAMSTYSVLTIGDGLVSQIPALLISTAAGLIVTRASSEGNLADDITGQLFTYPILIYIVAFVIAMLGFFTPIHVITTLPLAGVLAYAAWRMQNNLNLKQVAEEQLEEEQQIEEVRSPESVINLLQVDPIEFEFGYGLIPLADNQQGGDLLDRIIMIRRQCALELGLVVPVIRIRDNIQLRPNEYVIKIKGNVVGGGELLLNHYLAMSPGYDEESVTGIETTEPAFGLPALWIDEVTKDRAELAGYTVVDPPSVVATHLTELIKKHAHELLGRQETKALVDNLRENYSALVDELIPSLLSIGDVQKVLAKLLREKISIRDMVTIFETLADYGTYTKDPDVLTEYVRQSLSRQITQQFSQKGETLRVITVGPGLEKKIAESVQQSDQGSYLALDPVSTQNVYQKLSEQVNRLIQSGQQPVVLTSPTIRMYLRQVIERTMQDIPVLSYSELEPNVEIQSIGVVNL, from the coding sequence TTGAAGATTAAAGATATAGCTGTCCTTGCGGGTATCATTGGCATTGTGTTGATGATGATTCTCCCGATCCCGCCCTGGCTGTTGGACTTGTTGCTGGTCGTGAATATTTCAATTGCTCTGATGATACTCCTTGTTGCCATGAACAGCAAAGAAGCGTTACAGTTTTCTATTTTTCCAGCTTTGCTGTTGATCACTACACTATTCCGACTGGCACTGAACATTTCGACAACCAAGCTAATCCTTGGTGATGGGGATGCCGGAGCTGTAGTTGCTACCTTTGGTAGCTGGATTGCTGGTGGGCAAATTGCGATTGGATTTATCGTGTTTTTGATCCTCGTTGTCGTTCAATTTATCGTTATTACAAAGGGGTCTGAGCGCGTAGCTGAAGTTGCTGCCCGATTCACCCTCGATGCGATGCCTGGTAAACAAATGAGTATTGATGCGGATCTGAATGCGGGTCTGATCAACGAGCAACAAGCTCGTGAGCGTCGTTCCAAAATTGAACGTGAAGCCGATTTCTATGGAGCGATGGATGGAGCAAGTAAATTCGTAAAAGGTGACGCAATTGCAAGTATTATCATCCTCCTGATCAATCTCATTGGTGGATTTATAATCGGTATGACTGTGCATGGGATGGCTTTTGCAGATGCAATGTCAACGTACTCTGTACTGACGATCGGAGATGGATTGGTAAGCCAAATCCCTGCTCTGCTTATTTCCACAGCAGCAGGACTTATCGTCACCAGAGCGTCATCCGAAGGAAACCTGGCAGATGATATTACAGGGCAACTGTTTACATATCCAATACTTATTTATATCGTAGCTTTCGTTATCGCCATGCTCGGTTTCTTCACACCCATTCATGTTATTACTACGCTTCCGTTGGCAGGTGTGTTGGCATATGCCGCGTGGCGTATGCAGAATAATCTGAATTTGAAACAAGTAGCGGAAGAACAGTTGGAAGAAGAACAGCAGATTGAAGAGGTTAGAAGTCCTGAAAGTGTAATTAACCTGCTTCAGGTGGACCCTATTGAGTTTGAATTTGGTTATGGTTTAATCCCGCTTGCTGATAATCAGCAGGGTGGGGACTTATTGGATCGGATCATTATGATTCGGAGGCAGTGTGCTCTTGAACTGGGGTTGGTCGTTCCGGTCATACGGATTCGAGACAATATCCAGCTAAGACCCAATGAGTATGTTATCAAAATCAAGGGTAATGTGGTAGGCGGAGGAGAACTGTTGCTGAATCATTACCTTGCCATGAGTCCTGGCTATGATGAGGAATCTGTGACAGGTATTGAAACGACGGAGCCTGCTTTTGGACTTCCGGCACTATGGATTGATGAAGTAACCAAAGACAGAGCGGAACTTGCAGGATATACGGTCGTTGATCCGCCTTCCGTTGTGGCTACACATCTGACGGAACTGATTAAGAAACATGCGCATGAGTTACTTGGAAGACAAGAGACAAAAGCACTTGTGGATAATCTCAGAGAGAACTATTCTGCCCTTGTGGATGAACTGATCCCTTCGCTACTTTCCATTGGTGATGTACAGAAAGTGCTTGCCAAGTTATTGCGTGAGAAAATATCTATTCGGGATATGGTTACCATCTTCGAGACACTGGCTGACTATGGTACGTATACGAAGGATCCTGATGTGCTGACTGAATACGTCAGACAATCCCTCTCACGTCAGATTACGCAGCAGTTCTCTCAGAAAGGTGAGACACTTCGAGTGATCACGGTTGGACCTGGTCTTGAGAAAAAGATTGCTGAAAGTGTGCAACAATCGGATCAAGGAAGTTATCTTGCGCTAGACCCTGTATCTACACAAAATGTATATCAAAAGCTCAGTGAACAAGTGAACCGTTTGATTCAATCAGGTCAGCAACCTGTTGTATTAACTTCTCCAACCATTCGGATGTATCTGCGTCAGGTTATTGAACGTACTATGCAGGACATTCCTGTGCTTTCCTACAGCGAGTTGGAGCCGAATGTTGAAATTCAAAGTATCGGGGTGGTGAACTTATGA
- the flhF gene encoding flagellar biosynthesis protein FlhF, translating to MRVKQYVVETMPEAMLQIRKDLGSDAVILSTKEIKVGGVMGMFRKKRIEVVAAVDKEENKQTTKPVQNQFTPVPRAFVPEAYRQTARSFVAASDESATMSTADQSVQDQSAAAPSVFESRNIGSDTDSGSGSSSTDHKPRPQGADFSGSTTAPKPTGSDLQQDKLMTELQDLKQMVTRLSKQGTSVDPVPEELHTIRERLTEQDVWPEVWESWFDSIQAKWSENGLKEQDVEQIVKLEVMHFLEQRIEEGILPTTRIVYVAGPTGVGKTTTIAKLAAEQMFKKQRKVGFITSDTYRISAVEQLRTYASILNVPLEVVQSPGDTQRAISRLENCDLIFMDTAGRNYRNELLVSELQSLLAPVENSETFLVMSMTSKSADMVQITEHFSKYGLDKVIFTKMDETGSCGPLFNLLHRFPLKLAYVANGQNVPDDLLKPDEDSLSKQLLGEWSQ from the coding sequence ATGAGAGTAAAACAATACGTTGTTGAGACCATGCCCGAAGCTATGCTTCAAATTCGCAAAGACCTGGGAAGTGATGCCGTTATTCTGTCCACCAAAGAGATTAAGGTGGGCGGTGTGATGGGAATGTTTCGCAAAAAACGGATCGAAGTTGTAGCTGCAGTGGATAAGGAAGAAAACAAGCAAACAACAAAGCCAGTACAAAATCAATTCACACCTGTACCTCGTGCATTTGTACCTGAGGCTTATCGGCAAACAGCTCGTTCGTTTGTTGCGGCTTCTGATGAGTCGGCGACAATGAGTACAGCTGATCAAAGTGTACAGGACCAATCTGCGGCTGCGCCGTCTGTGTTTGAATCGCGTAATATCGGTTCAGACACAGACAGCGGCTCTGGTTCTTCGAGCACCGATCATAAACCGCGACCGCAAGGGGCGGATTTTTCGGGTTCAACAACTGCTCCGAAGCCAACAGGCTCAGACCTGCAGCAGGACAAGTTGATGACTGAATTGCAGGATCTTAAACAGATGGTGACCAGGCTTTCAAAGCAAGGTACTTCTGTGGACCCTGTGCCAGAGGAACTGCATACGATCCGAGAACGTTTGACAGAACAAGATGTGTGGCCTGAAGTATGGGAATCCTGGTTTGATTCAATTCAAGCAAAATGGTCTGAGAATGGATTGAAAGAACAGGATGTAGAGCAAATAGTGAAACTTGAGGTTATGCACTTTTTGGAGCAACGTATTGAAGAAGGCATTCTTCCTACCACGCGAATCGTCTATGTAGCTGGACCAACCGGTGTAGGGAAAACAACGACAATTGCAAAATTGGCTGCTGAACAAATGTTTAAAAAACAGCGTAAAGTAGGATTCATTACATCAGATACGTATCGGATCTCGGCGGTAGAACAGCTTAGAACATATGCATCTATACTGAATGTTCCACTTGAGGTGGTACAATCACCCGGTGATACACAACGTGCCATTTCTCGATTAGAGAATTGTGATTTGATTTTTATGGATACAGCGGGTAGAAACTACAGAAATGAATTACTTGTTTCGGAATTGCAAAGTTTGCTTGCTCCTGTAGAGAATAGCGAAACCTTTCTGGTCATGAGTATGACTTCCAAAAGTGCTGATATGGTTCAGATCACGGAACATTTCAGTAAATATGGTCTAGATAAGGTGATTTTCACCAAAATGGATGAGACTGGGAGTTGCGGTCCGCTATTTAACTTGTTACACCGTTTTCCACTCAAGCTCGCATATGTGGCAAATGGACAAAATGTTCCGGACGATTTGTTGAAGCCGGATGAAGATTCGTTGTCTAAACAGTTGCTGGGAGAATGGTCACAATGA
- a CDS encoding MinD/ParA family protein, with protein MKDQAAALRSMVSAPLELEGIERDIRSSKIITVASGKGGVGKSNFTLNFALALQALGQKVLVFDADIGMANIDVLMGTSSSYNLYHLLYRHKSIREIIQLGASGLPYIAGGSGMKELFSLSDRDLEFFASQVEDIAQEMDYVIFDTGAGLSRENMKFIGAADECLIITTPEPTSITDAYALVKVMHGQENATPFRMIVNRVEDEREAERVADKIAGVARRFLQTDIPLLGYISEDAQVVKAVKRQMPYSLAYPNAKASKDIEKLALRYLAVPATPGSGTLTGIRGFMNKWLKRTT; from the coding sequence ATGAAGGATCAGGCAGCTGCACTTCGAAGTATGGTCTCCGCGCCATTGGAATTGGAAGGCATTGAGCGAGATATTCGATCCTCGAAAATCATTACTGTGGCCAGTGGTAAGGGAGGTGTTGGTAAATCCAATTTCACACTGAACTTTGCCTTGGCATTGCAGGCTTTGGGGCAAAAGGTACTTGTATTTGATGCTGATATTGGAATGGCTAATATTGATGTTCTTATGGGTACGTCTTCTTCCTATAATCTTTACCACCTGTTGTACCGACATAAATCCATAAGGGAAATCATACAACTGGGTGCTAGTGGCTTGCCTTACATTGCTGGGGGATCAGGCATGAAAGAGTTGTTCTCATTGTCTGATCGTGATCTGGAGTTCTTCGCCAGTCAAGTCGAGGATATTGCCCAGGAAATGGATTATGTCATCTTTGACACTGGGGCAGGACTCTCCAGAGAGAATATGAAGTTCATCGGTGCTGCTGATGAATGCCTGATTATAACTACACCTGAACCAACTTCAATAACCGATGCTTATGCTTTAGTCAAAGTTATGCACGGCCAGGAAAATGCTACGCCCTTTCGGATGATCGTTAACCGGGTGGAAGACGAACGAGAAGCGGAACGGGTGGCAGATAAAATAGCTGGAGTGGCGAGGCGGTTTTTGCAGACGGATATTCCGCTGCTTGGGTATATTTCAGAAGACGCCCAGGTAGTCAAGGCGGTAAAAAGGCAAATGCCCTATAGTCTGGCTTATCCGAATGCCAAAGCCTCCAAAGATATAGAGAAACTTGCTCTTCGTTATCTGGCTGTACCTGCAACTCCGGGATCCGGAACCTTGACAGGAATCAGGGGATTTATGAATAAGTGGCTTAAACGGACAACATGA